One genomic window of Solanum stenotomum isolate F172 chromosome 9, ASM1918654v1, whole genome shotgun sequence includes the following:
- the LOC125876856 gene encoding 11-beta-hydroxysteroid dehydrogenase A-like translates to MEFILNLIHKLLNTYLPHIATTALIHFIPLYLFLKFLYFIFRSIFFIENVAGKVVVITGASSGIGEHLAYEYAKKGARLVLAARRRKSLEQVADMAYWLGSPQVISVHADVSKVEDCQRLIEETISNFGRLDHLVSNAAVTPLYMFEDLVEVTNAAPAMDINFWGAVYTTHFAIPYLKETKGKIVAITSSAGYLPAARISFYNASKAALISFFETLRVELGTQIGITIVTPGLTESEMTKGKFLTTEGKLEVDQVMRDVEMSVTPILPVEKCARSIVKSACRGDKYLTEPLWFKTFFIYLLFFPEVVDWFQRWFLIPGPGKPATESPSKILLDVTGLQKYVYPESLLSPHIKVD, encoded by the exons ATGGAGTTTATCTTGAATTTGATTCACAAACTATTGAACACTTATTTACCACATATTGCAACAACAGCACTCATCCATTTCATCCCTCTATATCTCTTTCTCAAGTTTCTTTACTTCATTTTCCGTTCTATATTTTTTATCGAAAACGTTGCTGGTAAAGTTGTTGTCATCACAGGTGCCTCTTCCGGTATTGGCGAG CATTTAGCCTATGAATATGCTAAAAAAGGTGCACGATTAGTCCTTGCGGCACGAAGGCGCAAGAGTCTTGAACAAGTAGCAGATATGGCCTATTGGCTTGGATCTCCACAAGTTATCTCTGTACATGCTGATGTATCCAAAGTCGAAGATTGCCAGCGATTAATCGAGGAAACAATAAGCAATTTTGGTAGAT TGGATCATCTGGTGAGCAATGCTGCTGTGACGCCTCTATACATGTTTGAAGACCTTGTAGAGGTCACCAATGCTGCACCTGCAATG GACATAAATTTCTGGGGTGCAGTTTATACTACGCATTTTGCAATTCCCTATTTGAAGGaaacaaagggcaaaatcgTAGCAATCACTTCGTCAGCTGGTTATTTACCTGCCGCCAGAATCAGCTTCTATAAT GCGAGTAAAGCTGCATTGATTAGTTTCTTCGAGACGTTGAGGGTAGAACTTGGGACACAAATTGGGATTACGATTGTTACTCCAGGACTAACCGAATCTGAGATGACTAAAGGCAAATTTCTCACAACCGAAGGCAAGTTGGAAGTAGACCAAGTAATGAGAGAT GTTGAGATGAGCGTGACTCCAATATTGCCAGTGGAAAAGTGTGCAAGATCAATAGTGAAAAGTGCATGTCGTGGAGACAAGTACCTAACGGAGCCACTATGGTTCAAGACATTTTTCATCTACCTACTTTTTTTTCCCGAGGTTGTAGATTGGTTCCAACGTTGGTTCTTGATCCCGGGGCCAGGGAAACCAGCAACCGAGTCCCCCAGTAAGATACTTTTGGACGTGACCGGATTACAGAAATACGTGTATCCAGAGTCTCTCCTATCTCCACATATAAAAGTGGATTAA